A genome region from Bradyrhizobium sp. WSM1417 includes the following:
- a CDS encoding ThiF family adenylyltransferase, which yields MTNDRDFSRQSFLGAHSEALFANLRVAIVGLGGGGSHIAQQLAHLGVGHFRLIDPDEIEASNLNRLIGGTQDDVDHERPKVEIATRMILGIRPWAKVTSRQAKWQEADDLIRDAHVLFGCVDGYQQRDYLETAARRFGLPYIDIGMDVTRLHDASFAVAGQMIMTLPGNPCMRCLGFLTPDKLAQEENRYGDVGINPQVVWTNGMLASFAVGAFAKLFTPWFSAEENYTWLEFDGNAQTVSRSQQPDYFPLLPVCPHHGGTNGLGEFGFDIRRA from the coding sequence ATGACAAACGACCGCGATTTTAGCCGCCAGAGCTTCCTCGGTGCACATTCCGAAGCGCTGTTCGCGAATTTGCGAGTGGCTATCGTCGGACTTGGCGGAGGTGGCTCCCACATCGCGCAGCAGCTCGCCCATCTTGGCGTCGGGCATTTCCGGCTAATTGACCCTGATGAGATCGAAGCAAGTAACCTAAACCGCCTGATTGGCGGCACTCAGGACGATGTCGATCACGAGCGCCCTAAAGTAGAGATCGCCACCCGTATGATCCTTGGCATCCGGCCATGGGCGAAAGTAACCTCCAGGCAAGCGAAGTGGCAGGAGGCGGACGACCTGATCCGTGATGCGCACGTCCTGTTCGGGTGCGTCGACGGCTATCAGCAGCGCGACTATTTGGAGACCGCCGCGCGACGTTTTGGTCTGCCATACATCGATATCGGAATGGACGTGACCAGACTGCATGATGCCAGTTTTGCGGTGGCAGGGCAGATGATCATGACCTTACCGGGCAATCCGTGCATGCGCTGCCTGGGCTTCCTGACTCCCGACAAGTTGGCGCAAGAGGAGAATCGCTATGGCGACGTGGGCATCAACCCGCAAGTGGTTTGGACGAACGGCATGCTAGCCTCGTTTGCTGTCGGTGCATTCGCAAAGCTCTTTACGCCGTGGTTTTCCGCAGAAGAAAACTATACGTGGCTGGAGTTCGACGGTAATGCTCAAACCGTCTCGCGAAGCCAACAGCCAGATTACTTCCCGCTGTTACCAGTATGCCCACATCATGGGGGGACTAACGGTCTCGGCGAATTCGGCTTCGACATTCGTCGAGCGTAG
- a CDS encoding ImmA/IrrE family metallo-endopeptidase, with amino-acid sequence MFEKLVADHLRSKHGKVEFPISTDDITTLIERDVTDLDQYADLTMYGAGVEGVTEFARAGKPRVSISNDVHRFENRLRTTLTHEYGHVILHAYLFGLEQRQLPVDGKRKPNAIYCKRDTMISASKTDWMEWQAGYVSGAALMPKSYLQKIVAGVQHARNIYGACEPGGANGEALIQAVVSEFAVSREAATVRLKILGHLGREQAIGNLFT; translated from the coding sequence ATGTTTGAAAAGCTCGTGGCGGACCACCTGCGGAGCAAGCACGGCAAGGTCGAGTTTCCTATTTCGACTGACGATATCACGACCTTGATTGAGCGGGACGTTACGGATCTGGACCAATATGCGGACCTGACCATGTATGGCGCCGGCGTTGAAGGCGTCACCGAGTTTGCCCGCGCTGGAAAGCCAAGGGTCTCGATTTCCAATGACGTCCACAGGTTCGAGAACCGGCTGCGGACCACCCTCACCCACGAATATGGGCATGTGATCCTGCACGCCTACCTGTTTGGGCTGGAGCAGCGCCAGCTACCGGTGGATGGCAAGCGGAAGCCCAACGCTATCTATTGCAAGCGGGACACAATGATTTCCGCGAGCAAGACTGACTGGATGGAATGGCAGGCAGGATACGTTTCCGGGGCAGCGCTGATGCCGAAATCCTACCTCCAGAAGATTGTTGCTGGCGTTCAGCACGCACGCAACATCTACGGCGCGTGCGAGCCTGGCGGTGCCAATGGTGAAGCGCTGATTCAGGCTGTCGTGAGTGAGTTCGCCGTCTCTCGGGAGGCGGCAACGGTTCGTCTGAAGATCCTTGGCCACCTCGGTCGGGAGCAGGCAATCGGCAATCTGTTCACCTGA
- a CDS encoding helix-turn-helix domain-containing protein has product MSSFGRAIASARKGKGMSQKELATKIVKEDGEAITPQYLNDIEHDRRSPSSDHLVGEFAKVLKMDPLALYGVIGMLPEQDRKLVRKSTPDQINQAFVAFRKKLKE; this is encoded by the coding sequence ATGTCGTCCTTTGGACGTGCCATTGCCTCCGCGCGCAAGGGGAAGGGCATGAGCCAAAAGGAACTCGCCACTAAGATCGTGAAGGAGGATGGCGAGGCGATAACGCCGCAGTACTTGAACGACATCGAACACGATCGCAGAAGCCCGTCCTCGGACCATTTGGTGGGCGAGTTTGCAAAGGTTCTAAAAATGGATCCGCTTGCCTTGTACGGCGTGATCGGGATGCTGCCGGAGCAGGACAGAAAACTGGTAAGAAAATCGACACCGGACCAGATCAATCAGGCGTTTGTCGCCTTTCGAAAGAAACTGAAGGAATAG